The genomic DNA TCCGCGACCACCACATGCAGACCATGTCGCTCGACGACCGCAGGGCGTACGACGAGGGCCGCAAGATCTGGGGCAACGAACTCGTCACCGGCACCGCCCGCCTCGCCGCGATGAACATGCTCCTCCACGGCATCGGCACGAGCGACGGCCCGAGCCTGATCACCGTCGGAGACGCCCTCGCCGACAAGCCCAGCGGCAAGCACGCCACCCTCGTCCTCGCGAACCCGCCCTTCGGCCGCAAGTCCGCAATCACCGTGATCGGCCAGGACGGCGACGCGGAGAAGCAGGACACCGAGTACGACCGGGACGACTTCACCGCCACGACCACCAACAAGCAGCTCAACTTCCTGCAACACATCATGTCGCTCACGGCCGTCGGTGGACGTGCCGCCGTCGTCCTGCCTGACAACGTCCTCTTCGAGGGCGGCGCGGGCGAGAAGGTCCGCCGCAAGCTGTTGGACGAGTTCGACCTGCACACCATCCTGCGGCTGCCCACCGGCATCTTCTACGCGGGCGGCGTCAAGGCGAACGTCCTGTTCTTCGAGAAGAAGCCCCCGCGTGCCGATGGCAAGCCGCACACCACCGAGACGTGGGTGTACGACTTCCGTACGGGCCAGCACTTCACGCTCAAGCAGCGCCCCCTCACCCGCGCCCACCTGGACGACTTCGTGGCGGCCTACAGGCCGGGCGAGCCTCGTTCCTCCCGCGTCGAGTCCGAGGACGAGAACGGTCCGTTCAGGAAGTTCAGCTACGACGACCTGATCGCCCGCGACAAGGTCAACCTCGACATCACGTGGATGAGCGACCCCGCCCTGGACGACGCCGACAGCGACCTGCCGCCCGAGGTGATCGCCGAGGAGATCGTTCGAGACCTCCAGTCCGCCCTGACCGAGTTCACGGCCATCGCCCGCTCCCTGGGCGGCGACGTGGACGTACCGGAGGCCGAGGTCGAGTAGGAGGGCACCGGATCAGCCCTCGACCGCGTACGGCAGGCAACCGGCTCACGCGTCTGGGGCGAATGCGAGTGGTGGTGAGACGGACCGCTCCTCTTCGTCCGCCGAGGTCGGGTCGTTGGCCGTCGGTCCGGGCCGGGAGGTGACACCCCCCGGCAATCGTGCGGCCACCAGCCGGTGCGAGGTGCCGCACGATGCGAGTGACGGCCCGGTTGCGCTTGGTGGCCGGAACTCATCTGCACCATTGATCGCATACCCGGCGCGCCAGATGATGGTGTGGGCTCCCCCGCAGGTATCGAAACCGAGCAGATGTGATGGCTGGTCCGCTGTGGCCGGTGGATCGGAGGCAGGGCGTGTCGGCGGGCAGTGACGCGGATGCGAGTGGTGTCGGATGAGACACCGGATGCAGGTGCTGCTCCAGATCATGCTGGCGTTGGTTGCCTGCTTGCTCGGCATCACCACCAATTACGCCACCAGTACCGACGAGGCGCCGTGGGCGCTTCAGATCATCCAACGGTTCTCGGTCCCGGCGATCGGGCTGCTGGTGGTGGCCATGGTGGTCGGGCAGGTCGTGGTGTACCGGCTGGAGAACCCCGCGCCACCGCAAGCCGACTGGCCGCGTGACCGGGTTCCGTATCCGGGTTTGGACGCCTACGACGAGGACGAGGCGTCCGTCTACTTCGGCCGGGAGGCGCAGGCCGTTGATCTGACGCGCAGGCTGCACACCACCGAGACGCGGCCCGCCGACCGGTTGTTGCTCCTGGCCGGAGCGTCCGGCAGTGGCAAATCCTCGCTGGTGCGGGCCGGTGTCCTTCCCCGACTGAGAGAGCGGCGATGGACCGTCATCCCGCCCTTCTCACCAGGCCCGAATCCGCTTGGCGCACTTGCCGCGTCCCTTGCGACCGCCGCAGGAGAGCGGGAGACGGCCGGCTCCGTACTGCGGCGGCTCCGCCAGGGGCCGGACTCGCTGCGGACCGAGCTGGCCCGGCTCCGCGGAGGGAGGTTCCGGCGGACCCTCCTCGTCGTCGATCAGTTCGAGGAACTCGTTACTCTCGGGGGTGAGCGGGAACGAGCCTACTTCCTTGATTCCCTGCGTTGCTGCCTGGAACAGGACCCGTCGGTCCGGGTATTGGCCACGCTTCGCGTGGACCTCCTGGGAAGACTTCTCAGTACCGGGCATGCAGAACTCTTCCAACACCCCATCGCGATCGGCTCCCTGGGCCGCGCACAACTTGCCGAGGTCGTTGAGGCCCCAGGCGCCCTGGTGGGCCTCGATTTCGCACCCGGCGTGGTCGACACGATTGTCGCGGAGACGGGCACCGATGACGCTCTGCCCCTGCTTGCCTACCTCCTCCAGGAGCTCTACTTCGTGGCCGGTCCCGGCGGCACGGTTACCGAGGAGTTGTACCAGCGGCTCGGTGGTGTGCCGGGCGCTCTGGCGCGGCAGGCCGACAACACCGTGGCGGGTCTCGGTACAGAGGACAGCATCGACTTCGTCCTTCGCGTGTTGCTGAAGTTCGTCACTGTGGAGGGACAGGAGGTGGCCCGCCGCCACGTGCCACTGTCGGACCTCAGCGACCGGGAGCGGCGGGTGGTGGATGCGTTCGTCGACGCTCGGCTGCTGCGGTCCGATGCACGCGGGGACCTTGCCACCGGCCAGGAGCCGTACGCGCAAGTGACGCACGAGGCCCTGTTCCGGCAGTGGGCGCCGCTGCGGCAGGACGTCGAGGCGCGGGCCGAGCGGCTGCGCGAGCGTGCGGAGTTGGAGCGGTGGGCCGAGGACTGGGAACGGGCCGGGCGAAGCGCCGACTACCTGCTCACCGGTGAACGGCTCACCGTGGCCCAGCGCTGGCTCGAAGCCCTGGAGGAGGCCGGGCAGGCTTCAGCACCCGCGCGACTGCTTGTCGAGGCTTCCCGGCGCCGGGACCTCGCCTTCCTGAGACGTGTCTCCGACAGTATCGGCCAGCAAGTACTCAGCAGTGCGGAGGCCGAGCCGGAGCGTGCGCTGCTGCTGGCACTGGCCGCGCTCGGTGAGTGCACGCCCACACCTTCGGCGAGGCGCGGGCTGCTGGCGGCTCTGGCCGTCAGCCATCCGCGTACTCGGCTCGACGGGCACACGGACACCGTCCGTGACATCGCCTGGTCGCCGGACGGGCGGCTGTTGGCAACGGCCTCCCGGGACGGCACGGGCCGGATCTACGACGCCCGGTCGGGGCGGTCCATGGTCGTCCTGCCGTCCGACGGTGTGATGGTCGAGTCCGTCACCTGGTCACCCGACGCGGTCCAGGTGGCCACCGTCGGTCGTGATCTTGTCGTACGGATCTGGGACGCCGTCTCCGGTGAGCCGGTACGGTCGCTGACCGGGGCCGGAGACATCGGCAGGCAGGTGGCCTGGTCGCCTGACGGGGCGCACATCGCAGCCACGTTCAGGGACCGAGTGGTGCGAGTCTGGGAGGCCCGGACCGGCCGGCTCGTGCATGAACTGCGTGGGCACGGCGACGACGTCTGGGGCGTTGCCTGGTCGCCGGACAGCATGCTTCTCGGTACTGCCTCCCACGACCACACTGTGATCGTGTGGGACCGCGCGACGGGGACGGCCACCGTGACCCTGACCGGGCACACGGACTTCGTCGAGGGCATCGTCTGGTCCCCGGACGGTCGACGTATCGCGACCGGCTCCGGTGACCACACCGCTCGCATCTGGGACGTGGAGACGGGTGAACTGCGACTGCTGTTGCGCGGCCACACCGACTACGTGTGGAACCTTGCCTGGTCCCCGGACGGCCGGATGCTCGCTTCCGCCTCTTCCGACCGGACCGTGCGTATCGTCGGCGCTGAGGACGCGAAGGTCCTGGCGGTGTTGCGCGGCCACACGGACACCGTGTGGGGGGTGACCTGGTCGCCCGACGGCGCTCAGCTCGCGACCGGCTCGACCGACGGTACCGGGATGGTGTGGGATCTGCGTCCGCGCGGCGCCGAGAGCGTACTTGTCGACGGGCACGGCGGCCCGGTGAACGAAGCCGCGTGGTCCGGAGACGGCAGCCGTGTTGCCACAGCCTCCAACGACGGCACGGCCCGGGTCTGGGACGCGGGAACGGGCTCTCCCGCCGGGACCGTCGTGTGCCTGGACGACCGGGTGTGGAGTGTGGCTTGCCCACCGCACGGTGACCGGCTCGCGCTCAGTACCAATGACGGGCTCTTCCGGGTCGTGGACGGCACAGGCCATAC from Streptomyces sp. CB09001 includes the following:
- a CDS encoding class I SAM-dependent DNA methyltransferase gives rise to the protein MTAAPADAQQPASEPVKTAKAVAQTNTLVAKLWNYCNVLRDNGMSTIEYVEQLSYLLFLKMVDEIENDTWDGRDMSAVVPASYNWKSLVTKRGPELEKHYRAVLENLGSRPETTIGTIFDEAQNRITKPALLEKLVVELIGREDWTVTGTDLKGDAYEGLLAKGASDTKTGAGQYFTPRPLIDAMVDVMQPGADDTITDPACGTGGFLIAAHAYIRDHHMQTMSLDDRRAYDEGRKIWGNELVTGTARLAAMNMLLHGIGTSDGPSLITVGDALADKPSGKHATLVLANPPFGRKSAITVIGQDGDAEKQDTEYDRDDFTATTTNKQLNFLQHIMSLTAVGGRAAVVLPDNVLFEGGAGEKVRRKLLDEFDLHTILRLPTGIFYAGGVKANVLFFEKKPPRADGKPHTTETWVYDFRTGQHFTLKQRPLTRAHLDDFVAAYRPGEPRSSRVESEDENGPFRKFSYDDLIARDKVNLDITWMSDPALDDADSDLPPEVIAEEIVRDLQSALTEFTAIARSLGGDVDVPEAEVE
- a CDS encoding WD40 repeat domain-containing protein, which produces MQVLLQIMLALVACLLGITTNYATSTDEAPWALQIIQRFSVPAIGLLVVAMVVGQVVVYRLENPAPPQADWPRDRVPYPGLDAYDEDEASVYFGREAQAVDLTRRLHTTETRPADRLLLLAGASGSGKSSLVRAGVLPRLRERRWTVIPPFSPGPNPLGALAASLATAAGERETAGSVLRRLRQGPDSLRTELARLRGGRFRRTLLVVDQFEELVTLGGERERAYFLDSLRCCLEQDPSVRVLATLRVDLLGRLLSTGHAELFQHPIAIGSLGRAQLAEVVEAPGALVGLDFAPGVVDTIVAETGTDDALPLLAYLLQELYFVAGPGGTVTEELYQRLGGVPGALARQADNTVAGLGTEDSIDFVLRVLLKFVTVEGQEVARRHVPLSDLSDRERRVVDAFVDARLLRSDARGDLATGQEPYAQVTHEALFRQWAPLRQDVEARAERLRERAELERWAEDWERAGRSADYLLTGERLTVAQRWLEALEEAGQASAPARLLVEASRRRDLAFLRRVSDSIGQQVLSSAEAEPERALLLALAALGECTPTPSARRGLLAALAVSHPRTRLDGHTDTVRDIAWSPDGRLLATASRDGTGRIYDARSGRSMVVLPSDGVMVESVTWSPDAVQVATVGRDLVVRIWDAVSGEPVRSLTGAGDIGRQVAWSPDGAHIAATFRDRVVRVWEARTGRLVHELRGHGDDVWGVAWSPDSMLLGTASHDHTVIVWDRATGTATVTLTGHTDFVEGIVWSPDGRRIATGSGDHTARIWDVETGELRLLLRGHTDYVWNLAWSPDGRMLASASSDRTVRIVGAEDAKVLAVLRGHTDTVWGVTWSPDGAQLATGSTDGTGMVWDLRPRGAESVLVDGHGGPVNEAAWSGDGSRVATASNDGTARVWDAGTGSPAGTVVCLDDRVWSVACPPHGDRLALSTNDGLFRVVDGTGHTLFERRWTVPN